A part of Cupriavidus sp. D39 genomic DNA contains:
- a CDS encoding PHA-granule associated protein 4 yields MATARAGTKGEALRLLGTEGVTVVELDYEAGWQDAIELGRLGQKAGIRVEYRGQENIAVKSPTALVAGLMRPKTTFRQRNLYCQFDLSELPEAELESLEAKASKLGDYILAGRLMREVDSVWTE; encoded by the coding sequence ATGGCGACAGCACGAGCTGGCACCAAAGGGGAGGCACTAAGACTCCTGGGGACGGAAGGCGTGACCGTGGTGGAACTGGACTATGAGGCTGGCTGGCAGGACGCGATTGAACTGGGTCGGCTCGGCCAGAAGGCAGGGATCCGCGTGGAATATCGCGGGCAAGAGAACATCGCAGTCAAATCGCCAACGGCACTGGTCGCCGGCCTGATGCGGCCAAAAACGACCTTCCGACAACGAAACCTCTATTGTCAATTTGATCTGTCCGAGCTGCCTGAAGCTGAGTTGGAGAGCCTCGAGGCAAAGGCATCCAAGCTGGGCGACTATATTCTCGCCGGGCGCTTGATGCGGGAAGTGGATTCGGTATGGACAGAGTAA
- a CDS encoding H-NS histone family protein, whose amino-acid sequence MATYKQLLANKEKLEAQLAEVRQSEVAGVIEKIQAMMAEYELTVDDLAPKRRRGRPAASDKPKAAAKEKTSLPPKYMDPKTGATWTGRGRAPAWLGKNRDKFLIPEA is encoded by the coding sequence ATGGCTACCTACAAACAATTGCTAGCAAATAAGGAAAAGCTGGAGGCCCAGCTTGCCGAGGTTCGTCAAAGCGAGGTCGCTGGCGTCATTGAGAAAATCCAGGCGATGATGGCAGAGTACGAACTCACGGTCGATGACTTGGCGCCGAAACGACGTCGTGGACGCCCGGCGGCTAGTGACAAGCCTAAAGCTGCGGCGAAGGAGAAGACCTCGCTGCCGCCAAAGTACATGGACCCCAAGACTGGGGCCACCTGGACAGGCCGTGGTCGGGCACCGGCGTGGCTGGGCAAGAATCGCGACAAGTTTCTGATTCCAGAGGCATGA
- a CDS encoding UPF0149 family protein: protein MMAPLSDEELDKLDQFLISDAPSDTTLMLAGLDGYLTATAIGPTTLLPSQVLPGIWGPEKEDASHFKTKDQAQRISDLILRHFNGIVWSLENDPDVFEPMFDTMTCPDDTQEHIDGESWAHDFMQGIALRKQDWQQLFDDARGQEWLRPLYLLGADEVTPEEEALTRWPDQREELAKQIPTSTAAIYRYWLPYRKAVHERQLATMIQRSSPKIGRNNPCPCGSGMKFKKCCGAAAAFH, encoded by the coding sequence ATGATGGCTCCCCTGTCCGACGAGGAACTGGACAAGCTCGACCAGTTCCTCATCTCCGATGCGCCGTCGGATACCACACTGATGCTCGCGGGGCTAGATGGATATTTGACCGCCACCGCCATAGGGCCGACGACCCTGCTGCCAAGCCAGGTGCTGCCGGGCATATGGGGGCCGGAAAAGGAAGATGCGTCGCATTTCAAGACGAAGGATCAGGCACAGCGCATCTCTGACTTGATCCTACGGCATTTCAACGGCATCGTCTGGTCTCTGGAGAACGATCCGGACGTTTTCGAACCGATGTTCGATACCATGACCTGCCCGGACGATACACAAGAGCACATTGACGGTGAATCGTGGGCACACGACTTTATGCAGGGCATTGCGCTGCGCAAACAGGACTGGCAGCAGCTATTCGACGATGCCCGCGGGCAGGAATGGCTGCGCCCGCTGTACTTGCTCGGCGCGGACGAGGTCACGCCCGAGGAGGAGGCGCTGACTCGCTGGCCGGATCAACGTGAAGAGCTGGCGAAACAGATCCCAACGAGCACTGCCGCCATCTATCGCTACTGGCTCCCATACCGGAAGGCCGTTCATGAACGGCAGCTCGCGACCATGATTCAACGCTCGTCGCCGAAAATCGGTCGCAACAACCCGTGCCCCTGCGGTAGCGGCATGAAGTTCAAAAAGTGTTGCGGGGCCGCGGCGGCGTTTCATTGA
- a CDS encoding response regulator, with protein sequence MVERFLALVSDLDNQIVSENLHRLQCHTSNPSPYTTFDFSSGRHEKLVAPRFLTVAFVTVLLVFSLLAVMTWVNASKSTDASQWVEHTYQVRATLDRITSTLSEAEIAQRGYLLTGNPDHIRVRDDALSALGRAAETVDRLITDNAGQQIRLRQLQVLIAERAHLYHVNEKLREREGLTAAPALVTGVSPLIGSMRTIITQMVDEENHLLGVRRQSEASRLHVTRVSFIVLIAMLLAAVFMLFWRLRVDIRLRDRADATIRSNEALLKQILDVLPIAVSVADASGQLTLSNPAARTLSASITPVDTGRDHVKQGERSGNAHELAPHECALARAVLQGETFLNEEVEIKGADQSRRFALLSAVPLWDDQQTIIGGVTVCQDVTALKQTEQLLRTAAHFDDSRSRALALFNASFDRQKIADGLLALLADRHPFPVSALYRHDEWLGKFVCESARGLPGGIARDFAFGDGLLGQAAQIGRTVVFDVAAQMPDLIIQTGVLDCRPAQVLMVPVIYQERRLAVLALAATRVLDEHENTFIESLCVQLGIALHNLTLYADTRLLADQLRMRSEEIVRKNDQLEEASRMKSEFVANMSHELRTPLNAIIGFSEVLKDGLAGELSPQQREYIGDIFGSGQHLLALINDILDLSKVEAGKMVLELEPVDVSELLSNSLRIVKETAFARRIGLKLEVAAGAQMIQADARKLKQMLYNLLSNAVKFSPDGGQVTLCARRVARAEVGHRNYDRPGRTLALPESDDQEFLEIRVTDEGIGIAPKGLERLFLPFTQIDGGLARRFEGTGLGLAMVHRLAVLHGGTVGVESAENHGSCFVVWLPWRPAQRSADAAAVPAPTERKWPATAESRWVLVVEDDDAAAELIRRQLESDGLKVRRAASAEAALEIATEHPFALVTIDIMLPGMDGWELLSRIKQIPALAHVPVVIISIVADTNRGISLGASAILQKPVSHQQLHGAIANLGFDTGDDRALLTLVVDDDPKSVEIIAASLPEPKFRVLRAYGGREGIEAAQRHIPDMIVLDLMMPEVSGFNVVEVLKSHPHTAKIPVLIVTAKHITADERARLNDHVSSIVEKSEFNHGRFLNEVQRVLVASKDRA encoded by the coding sequence ATGGTGGAGCGTTTCCTTGCGCTGGTTTCCGATCTCGACAATCAGATTGTCAGCGAAAATCTCCACCGCCTTCAATGCCACACCTCAAATCCCAGCCCGTACACGACTTTCGACTTTAGCTCAGGCAGGCATGAAAAATTGGTCGCCCCCCGATTTCTGACCGTAGCCTTCGTCACAGTATTGCTGGTCTTTAGCCTGCTGGCGGTGATGACATGGGTAAACGCATCCAAATCGACGGACGCGTCCCAATGGGTTGAACACACCTATCAAGTGCGCGCGACACTGGACCGAATCACATCAACGCTGTCCGAGGCCGAGATCGCTCAGCGAGGCTACTTACTCACTGGCAACCCGGATCACATTCGGGTGCGCGATGATGCATTAAGTGCGCTCGGCCGCGCCGCCGAAACAGTCGACCGGTTGATCACCGACAACGCCGGCCAACAGATTCGACTTCGGCAATTGCAGGTGCTCATCGCCGAGCGTGCGCATCTTTACCACGTCAACGAGAAACTCCGCGAGCGCGAAGGTCTGACCGCCGCGCCTGCATTGGTCACCGGTGTGTCGCCATTGATAGGCAGCATGCGTACTATCATTACGCAGATGGTTGACGAGGAGAATCATCTGCTCGGCGTGCGAAGGCAAAGCGAAGCGTCGAGACTGCACGTGACGCGCGTCAGCTTCATCGTGCTGATTGCGATGCTGTTGGCCGCCGTATTCATGCTGTTCTGGCGCCTTCGCGTCGACATACGACTGCGCGATCGGGCTGACGCAACGATCCGTTCAAATGAAGCGTTGCTCAAGCAAATCCTGGACGTGCTGCCGATCGCCGTATCGGTCGCCGATGCAAGCGGCCAGCTAACGCTGTCCAACCCCGCCGCACGCACCCTGTCGGCCAGCATCACCCCCGTCGACACCGGGCGTGACCACGTGAAACAAGGAGAGCGCAGCGGCAACGCCCACGAGCTCGCCCCACATGAGTGCGCGCTGGCGAGGGCCGTATTGCAGGGCGAGACGTTCCTGAACGAGGAAGTTGAAATCAAAGGCGCTGACCAGAGCCGGAGATTTGCGCTACTATCCGCGGTGCCGCTGTGGGACGATCAGCAGACGATCATCGGCGGGGTCACCGTGTGCCAGGATGTGACCGCGCTCAAGCAAACGGAGCAGCTGCTGCGTACGGCCGCGCACTTCGATGATTCCCGTAGCCGGGCGCTGGCGTTGTTCAATGCGAGCTTCGACCGCCAGAAGATCGCCGATGGCCTGCTGGCGCTGCTGGCAGACAGACATCCTTTCCCAGTGTCGGCGCTGTACCGGCACGACGAGTGGCTTGGCAAGTTCGTGTGCGAATCCGCACGGGGACTACCCGGCGGCATAGCGCGCGACTTCGCGTTTGGCGATGGACTACTGGGTCAGGCAGCGCAGATCGGTCGCACCGTCGTTTTCGACGTGGCCGCGCAGATGCCTGACTTGATCATACAGACCGGCGTGCTGGACTGCCGCCCGGCGCAAGTTTTGATGGTGCCGGTCATATACCAGGAACGGCGTCTCGCGGTGCTCGCGCTGGCGGCGACGCGCGTGCTCGACGAACACGAAAACACGTTTATCGAGAGCCTGTGCGTGCAGCTCGGTATCGCGCTGCACAATCTAACGCTGTACGCGGACACGCGGCTCCTGGCAGACCAGTTGCGCATGCGCAGCGAAGAAATCGTGCGCAAGAACGACCAACTGGAAGAAGCAAGCCGGATGAAGTCGGAGTTCGTGGCCAACATGTCGCATGAGCTCCGCACGCCGCTTAACGCGATCATCGGATTCTCCGAAGTGCTAAAAGACGGACTGGCCGGCGAACTGTCCCCCCAGCAGAGGGAATACATCGGTGACATCTTCGGCAGCGGCCAGCATCTGTTGGCGCTAATCAACGACATTCTCGACCTGTCCAAGGTGGAAGCGGGCAAAATGGTGCTCGAACTCGAGCCGGTCGACGTCTCCGAGCTGCTGTCGAATAGCCTCAGGATCGTCAAGGAGACCGCCTTCGCGCGGCGTATCGGCCTGAAACTGGAGGTCGCCGCCGGCGCGCAAATGATTCAAGCCGATGCTCGCAAGCTCAAGCAGATGCTCTATAACCTGTTGTCCAACGCCGTAAAATTCAGCCCGGACGGTGGCCAGGTCACGCTATGCGCACGGCGCGTGGCGCGCGCCGAAGTCGGCCATCGCAACTACGATCGGCCCGGACGAACGCTCGCACTCCCAGAGAGCGACGATCAGGAATTCCTCGAGATACGCGTCACCGACGAAGGCATTGGCATTGCGCCGAAGGGACTGGAACGTCTGTTCCTGCCGTTCACCCAGATCGACGGCGGCCTCGCGCGGCGCTTCGAGGGCACAGGCCTCGGACTGGCGATGGTACATCGGTTGGCAGTGCTGCATGGCGGCACAGTGGGGGTGGAAAGCGCGGAGAATCACGGATCCTGCTTCGTCGTATGGCTGCCGTGGCGGCCCGCTCAGCGCTCCGCCGACGCGGCCGCGGTGCCCGCACCGACGGAGCGAAAATGGCCGGCGACCGCCGAATCACGCTGGGTGCTGGTCGTCGAGGACGACGACGCTGCCGCCGAGCTCATCCGCCGTCAGCTCGAATCCGATGGGCTCAAAGTTCGGCGGGCGGCCAGCGCTGAGGCTGCACTTGAGATCGCCACCGAGCACCCGTTCGCGTTGGTCACCATCGACATCATGTTGCCAGGAATGGATGGCTGGGAATTGCTCAGCCGCATCAAGCAAATCCCTGCGCTTGCACATGTGCCCGTAGTCATTATTTCGATCGTCGCGGACACCAACAGAGGCATCTCGCTCGGCGCGTCGGCCATACTGCAGAAACCGGTCAGTCATCAGCAGTTGCACGGCGCGATCGCCAATCTCGGCTTCGACACCGGCGACGACCGTGCGCTGCTGACGCTGGTTGTCGATGATGATCCGAAATCGGTCGAAATCATCGCCGCTAGCTTGCCCGAGCCGAAATTCCGCGTGCTGCGCGCGTATGGCGGGCGCGAAGGGATCGAGGCCGCGCAGCGGCACATACCGGACATGATCGTGCTCGACCTGATGATGCCGGAAGTGAGCGGATTTAACGTGGTCGAGGTTCTCAAGAGCCATCCCCACACCGCCAAGATTCCGGTTCTCATCGTCACCGCCAAACATATCACCGCTGACGAACGCGCGAGACTGAACGACCATGTGAGCAGCATCGTCGAGAAATCGGAATTCAATCATGGTCGCTTCCTGAACGAGGTGCAGCGAGTTCTGGTTGCCAGCAAGGACCGGGCCTGA
- a CDS encoding response regulator translates to MPRILVIEDNPANLKLATLMLNKAGHTVTSAQTAEDGLALVRTEPPDLILMDIQLPGISGLDATRLLKQNPATRPIPVIAVTALAMKGDEERMRAVGCDGYLTKPLRYQQLWDSITALLNRCDPPPPHNELT, encoded by the coding sequence ATGCCACGCATACTGGTGATAGAGGACAACCCCGCCAACCTCAAGCTCGCAACGCTGATGCTGAACAAGGCGGGCCACACGGTGACGAGCGCCCAGACGGCCGAGGACGGGCTGGCGCTGGTGCGTACGGAGCCGCCCGACCTGATTCTGATGGACATCCAACTGCCCGGCATCAGCGGCCTGGACGCCACGCGCCTGCTGAAACAGAACCCCGCGACCCGGCCGATTCCCGTGATCGCAGTCACGGCGCTGGCAATGAAGGGCGATGAGGAACGCATGCGCGCGGTCGGCTGCGATGGCTACCTGACCAAACCGTTGCGCTACCAACAACTTTGGGATTCGATCACCGCACTCCTGAACCGGTGTGATCCGCCCCCGCCACACAACGAACTAACATGA
- a CDS encoding response regulator produces MNANTDNRCANILIVDDEPENRRLIAAMLKPEGYLTRTAASGAEALALVAQERPDLILLDVLMSGLGGLEVARLLKADPATQAIPIIMVTALLDRESRLAGLNAGAEDFLSKPVDRAELWVRVRNLLRLKEYADFLHDHNRQLEIAVQARTAKLRESYAETINALIRASKHKDEETGNHVQRISFYCRHLAEVLEMDSAFIDAIFHASPMHDIGKIGIPDHILFKPGPHSAEERAIMKSHCQIGAQILGDSDSPYLHMAAEIALSHHERWDGTGYPHGLCGTQIPLSGRITAICDVYDALRSRRPYKDALDHETAVRIITEGDGRTVPTHFDPEVLSAFKRSLGRFAEIYQEYGDQENGDEALPR; encoded by the coding sequence ATGAACGCCAATACTGACAATCGGTGCGCGAACATCCTGATCGTCGATGACGAACCCGAAAACAGGAGGCTGATCGCGGCGATGCTGAAGCCAGAAGGTTACCTGACACGGACCGCCGCCAGCGGCGCGGAAGCGCTCGCACTTGTGGCACAGGAGCGACCTGACCTGATTCTGCTCGACGTACTGATGTCGGGCCTCGGCGGACTCGAGGTCGCGCGGCTGCTGAAGGCGGATCCGGCGACCCAAGCGATTCCGATCATCATGGTGACGGCGTTGCTTGATCGCGAGAGCAGACTGGCGGGATTGAACGCGGGCGCGGAAGATTTCCTCAGCAAGCCGGTCGATCGCGCGGAATTGTGGGTGCGCGTGCGCAATCTGCTGCGCCTGAAGGAATATGCCGATTTTCTGCACGACCATAATCGCCAGCTCGAAATCGCGGTGCAGGCGCGCACTGCGAAGTTGCGCGAAAGCTATGCCGAAACCATTAATGCGCTGATCCGCGCGTCGAAGCACAAGGACGAAGAGACCGGGAATCACGTGCAGCGCATCAGCTTCTATTGCCGGCATTTGGCGGAAGTGCTGGAGATGGACAGCGCGTTTATCGATGCGATCTTCCATGCCAGCCCGATGCACGACATCGGCAAGATCGGTATTCCGGATCACATTCTATTCAAGCCTGGCCCCCATTCGGCGGAAGAACGCGCGATCATGAAGAGCCATTGTCAAATAGGCGCGCAGATCCTGGGGGACAGCGACTCACCATATCTGCATATGGCGGCGGAAATCGCGCTAAGTCACCATGAGCGCTGGGACGGCACCGGCTATCCACACGGCCTGTGCGGCACGCAGATCCCGCTGTCTGGCCGAATCACGGCCATCTGTGACGTCTACGATGCGTTACGCTCCAGACGCCCCTACAAGGACGCGCTTGACCATGAGACGGCTGTCCGGATCATCACCGAGGGCGACGGGCGCACCGTACCCACGCATTTCGATCCGGAGGTGCTGAGTGCGTTCAAACGATCGCTCGGACGGTTCGCCGAAATCTACCAGGAATACGGCGATCAGGAAAACGGTGACGAGGCGTTGCCACGTTAG
- a CDS encoding diguanylate cyclase domain-containing protein translates to MRAVVAGELTLVGKNFVTELARNRIGTTGVYCLVSAGDHPRYVVHPDAARLLAPTKGTDRPCDTDEPLTAWDFIQPRQPIVARYLLRTNGWQLVATLPAKEAFSPLTDTRPKVLLASGIALVGAVILTWIVVRRMLVPLERLHRMVQKSAMDPSVHLLQPTTRAKDEIGELAATFSIVMRQLVHREAALQNAEARARESEERSRAISNRLPGLVSYVDVDERYVFVNEAYEQRFGLPATKIVGLSIRELWGAQVYADEKPYLKMAFAGSLTTFDRDFQEQGEYKCLEVSYQPAWNDAKDTIMGLHIFARDVTVERLRVKFLEKQVLSDHLTGLLNRKGFDRNFSLALAEADTNGHVVALVLVDLDDFKLVNDTYGHTIGDKLLQLFAKRLSSCLQEYDVKARIGGDEFAVILGNVAQPVDAERVANAIVNLASEPYRIDGHSLVSTVSVGLALRRPEDGQAPGKLFLRADTALYSAKHGGKGRHAVSGAV, encoded by the coding sequence TTGCGTGCCGTTGTCGCGGGTGAATTAACGCTCGTCGGAAAGAACTTCGTGACAGAGCTTGCGCGCAATCGAATCGGGACCACAGGAGTCTACTGTCTCGTCTCTGCGGGAGACCACCCCCGATATGTCGTGCATCCTGATGCGGCGAGATTGCTCGCGCCGACAAAGGGGACTGATCGGCCTTGCGACACCGACGAGCCCCTTACGGCATGGGATTTCATTCAACCGAGACAGCCCATTGTTGCGCGTTATCTGCTTCGAACCAATGGTTGGCAACTTGTCGCCACCCTCCCCGCGAAAGAGGCGTTTTCACCCCTAACCGACACACGACCAAAGGTCCTCCTCGCCTCCGGAATTGCACTGGTCGGCGCGGTAATTTTGACGTGGATCGTGGTCCGGCGCATGCTGGTACCGCTCGAGCGATTGCATCGAATGGTTCAGAAAAGCGCGATGGATCCTTCGGTCCATCTATTGCAGCCCACTACCAGAGCCAAGGATGAAATCGGCGAGCTAGCCGCGACGTTCTCGATCGTCATGCGGCAACTTGTCCACCGGGAGGCCGCCTTGCAGAATGCCGAGGCCCGCGCCAGGGAAAGCGAAGAGCGCTCCCGAGCCATTTCCAATCGCTTGCCTGGCCTTGTCTCCTACGTTGATGTCGACGAACGCTATGTTTTTGTCAATGAAGCTTACGAGCAACGATTCGGACTTCCTGCGACGAAAATTGTCGGTCTTTCCATTCGGGAACTCTGGGGCGCACAGGTCTACGCTGACGAGAAGCCCTATCTCAAGATGGCCTTCGCAGGATCACTCACGACCTTTGATAGGGATTTTCAGGAACAAGGTGAGTACAAGTGCCTTGAAGTAAGCTACCAACCAGCATGGAATGATGCCAAAGACACCATCATGGGCCTGCACATTTTTGCCAGGGACGTCACCGTTGAACGGCTGAGGGTAAAATTTCTCGAAAAACAGGTGCTGTCGGACCACTTGACAGGATTGCTTAACCGCAAAGGTTTTGACCGGAATTTTTCCCTGGCGTTGGCGGAGGCCGATACGAACGGTCACGTAGTTGCTTTGGTTCTCGTCGACCTTGACGACTTCAAGCTTGTGAACGACACATACGGGCACACGATCGGCGATAAGCTATTGCAACTCTTCGCCAAACGGCTCTCTTCATGTCTGCAGGAATACGACGTGAAAGCGCGCATTGGGGGTGATGAGTTTGCCGTCATCCTGGGAAATGTTGCGCAGCCGGTAGACGCAGAACGCGTGGCCAACGCGATAGTGAACCTTGCTTCTGAGCCCTATCGGATTGACGGTCACAGCCTAGTTTCCACCGTGAGCGTTGGGCTAGCGCTCCGCCGTCCGGAAGATGGCCAGGCGCCTGGCAAACTGTTCCTGAGGGCGGATACGGCGCTCTATAGCGCAAAGCATGGCGGCAAAGGTAGGCACGCAGTCTCCGGCGCCGTTTAG
- the catC gene encoding muconolactone Delta-isomerase — translation MLYCVQMDVKFPDSLPADRADAIKAAEKARAIEIQEAGKWPHLWRVVGRYSNVSIFDVESNDELHELLSSLPLFPYMAIQVTPLARHPSAI, via the coding sequence ATGCTTTACTGCGTTCAGATGGACGTGAAATTCCCAGACTCACTTCCGGCAGACCGCGCCGACGCCATCAAGGCTGCCGAAAAGGCCCGTGCTATCGAAATTCAGGAGGCTGGCAAATGGCCGCACCTTTGGCGTGTGGTGGGCCGCTATTCCAACGTCAGCATCTTCGATGTGGAAAGCAACGATGAATTGCACGAGCTGCTGTCATCGCTGCCGCTGTTTCCCTATATGGCCATCCAGGTTACGCCGCTAGCTCGCCATCCGTCGGCGATCTGA
- a CDS encoding 4-methylmuconolactone methylisomerase, producing MLYLLVKPEGMSNEAFRAECLRHYEMSHDVPGLHKYEVRLVAEQPTDTHVPFFDIGRVDAIGECWFENEAAYAIYMASDIRKAWFEHGKTFIGQLKPFRTAPVTGNDTAG from the coding sequence ATGCTGTACCTGCTGGTCAAGCCAGAAGGCATGTCCAACGAAGCTTTCCGCGCGGAATGCCTGCGCCACTACGAGATGTCGCACGATGTGCCGGGCCTGCACAAGTATGAGGTCCGCCTCGTCGCCGAGCAGCCAACCGACACCCACGTACCCTTTTTCGACATCGGCCGCGTCGACGCCATCGGCGAATGCTGGTTTGAGAACGAAGCTGCCTACGCGATCTATATGGCATCCGACATCCGCAAGGCGTGGTTTGAGCACGGCAAAACCTTCATCGGCCAACTCAAGCCCTTCCGTACCGCGCCGGTCACCGGCAATGACACCGCTGGCTGA
- a CDS encoding MFS transporter, which produces MLTWYKTGTPQQKKTFWACYSGWALDSFDMQMFSFLLPALTLAWGLTKAEVGVLGTVALIVTAIGGWGAGILSDRYGRARILVLAIIWFTLFGVLAGFAQTYHQLVVARTLQGLGFGGEWAVGAALMAEVIDPKHRGKAMGYVQSGFALGWALAVVLATLLLAWLPQEIAWRVAFWSGIIPASIVLFIRRHIKDAPMFERARQSRTRPASLASVFNRKYGRSLILSSVLVIGLQAGCYAILVWLPSLLNQRGVAATSMIVTVFIMAFGSFCGFAVAADLCDRIGRRPTLILLSICAWVVTVSYMLLPLNTTLTAILGFLVGFSAIGMFAALGPFLSELFPTNVRTTCMGFAYNVGKSVGAGSVVGVGVLSSHIGLANAMGTFCLVAYAFAVFGILLLPETRGIAIENIGEEDDNYEVGPLADSARAHT; this is translated from the coding sequence ATGCTAACTTGGTACAAGACTGGGACACCCCAGCAAAAGAAGACGTTCTGGGCTTGCTATTCGGGCTGGGCGCTGGATTCCTTCGACATGCAGATGTTCAGCTTCCTGCTGCCCGCCCTGACGCTCGCGTGGGGCCTGACCAAGGCGGAAGTTGGCGTGCTCGGCACCGTGGCGCTGATCGTTACCGCCATCGGCGGCTGGGGTGCTGGCATCCTCAGCGACCGCTACGGCCGCGCGCGCATCCTGGTGCTGGCGATCATCTGGTTCACACTGTTCGGCGTACTCGCCGGCTTCGCCCAGACCTATCACCAGCTCGTGGTCGCCCGCACGCTGCAGGGCCTGGGCTTTGGCGGTGAATGGGCGGTCGGCGCGGCACTGATGGCAGAAGTGATCGACCCCAAGCACCGCGGCAAGGCCATGGGCTATGTGCAATCGGGTTTCGCTCTGGGCTGGGCGTTGGCGGTCGTCCTGGCCACGCTGCTGCTGGCCTGGCTTCCGCAGGAGATTGCGTGGCGAGTGGCATTCTGGAGCGGCATCATCCCGGCGTCGATCGTGCTGTTCATCCGGCGCCATATCAAGGACGCGCCGATGTTCGAGCGCGCACGGCAGAGCCGCACACGGCCTGCTTCGCTGGCCTCGGTGTTTAACCGCAAATACGGGCGTTCACTCATCCTGTCGAGCGTGCTGGTGATCGGCCTACAGGCTGGCTGCTATGCCATCCTGGTCTGGCTGCCGTCTCTGCTCAACCAGCGGGGAGTCGCCGCCACATCGATGATCGTCACTGTCTTCATCATGGCCTTCGGCTCGTTCTGCGGCTTCGCGGTGGCGGCCGATCTTTGCGATCGAATCGGGCGGCGCCCCACGTTGATCCTGCTGTCGATCTGCGCGTGGGTCGTCACCGTCAGCTATATGCTGCTGCCGCTGAACACCACGCTCACCGCGATCCTGGGTTTCTTGGTCGGTTTCTCGGCAATCGGCATGTTCGCCGCCCTCGGGCCTTTCCTCAGCGAACTATTTCCCACCAATGTGCGTACAACGTGCATGGGCTTCGCTTACAACGTGGGCAAGTCGGTAGGCGCTGGCTCCGTCGTCGGCGTCGGTGTGCTGTCCAGCCATATCGGCCTGGCCAATGCTATGGGCACATTCTGTCTCGTGGCCTATGCCTTCGCCGTGTTCGGCATACTGCTGCTGCCCGAAACGCGCGGCATCGCCATCGAGAACATCGGCGAAGAGGACGATAACTATGAGGTAGGGCCACTGGCCGACTCAGCGCGGGCGCATACCTGA
- a CDS encoding 3-oxoacid CoA-transferase subunit B: protein MDQVARHLLAARVARDIPNGSYVNLGIGLPTLVANHLPRHREVILHSENGVLGQWSASEPGQEDWDLINAGKEAIRLEKGAAFFHHADAFGMMRGGHLDICVLGAFQVSVRGDLANWHTGAPGAIPAVGGAMDLAIGAKRVFVMMDHLTKDGTSKLRRQCSYPLTGVACVSRVYTELGTFSIGPLGVSVIEIIGDMSPQTLQSVTDVELDFTTMVRAEYA, encoded by the coding sequence ATGGACCAAGTGGCAAGACACCTACTGGCCGCGCGCGTGGCACGGGACATTCCCAACGGATCCTATGTCAACCTCGGAATCGGCCTGCCCACACTGGTAGCCAACCACCTGCCCCGGCACCGCGAGGTCATCCTGCATAGCGAAAACGGCGTGCTTGGGCAGTGGTCGGCATCCGAGCCGGGCCAGGAGGACTGGGACCTGATCAACGCCGGCAAGGAGGCGATCCGCCTGGAGAAAGGCGCGGCATTTTTTCACCATGCCGACGCCTTCGGCATGATGCGCGGCGGCCATCTCGACATCTGCGTGCTCGGTGCATTTCAGGTATCGGTGCGAGGTGACCTGGCCAACTGGCATACCGGCGCGCCTGGTGCCATCCCCGCCGTGGGCGGCGCGATGGACCTGGCCATTGGGGCCAAGCGCGTGTTCGTCATGATGGACCATCTAACCAAGGACGGCACCAGCAAGCTGCGCCGCCAGTGCAGCTATCCGTTGACAGGGGTCGCCTGCGTGAGCCGCGTGTACACCGAACTCGGCACGTTTTCCATCGGTCCCCTTGGCGTGTCGGTCATCGAGATCATCGGCGACATGTCACCGCAGACGCTCCAGTCGGTTACCGACGTGGAACTCGATTTCACCACCATGGTAAGAGCCGAGTACGCCTAG